Proteins co-encoded in one Listeria ivanovii subsp. ivanovii genomic window:
- a CDS encoding ribitol-5-phosphate dehydrogenase, whose translation MINQVYRLVSERQFEVANVDEHLTDDVVVIRPTHLSICAADQRYYTGSRGKEMLSKKLPMALIHEGVGEVVYDATKEFKPGTKVVMIPNTPFASDPVIAENYLQSSKFRSSGYDGLMQDYVFMRRDRVVALPDDINMKVAAFSELISVAVHAILRFETKSNANRETFGVWGDGNLGFITSLLLKSWYPESKVYIFGKTPYKLDFFSFVDGAYPIDDVPADLVIDQAFECAGGMGSQYAVSQIIDVIRPEGTISLLGVSEYPIEFNSRMVLEKGLTVYGSSRSGRVDFEKTVEFLSTNKRGVEYLQNLVGEVHSVHSIQDVIETFEADLRSPWGKSVMEWKI comes from the coding sequence ATGATTAATCAAGTATATAGACTTGTGTCAGAGAGACAATTTGAAGTTGCGAATGTGGATGAACATTTAACCGATGATGTTGTAGTTATTAGGCCTACACATTTATCTATTTGTGCGGCAGATCAACGTTACTATACAGGTTCTAGAGGGAAAGAAATGCTATCTAAAAAACTTCCGATGGCACTGATTCATGAAGGTGTTGGTGAAGTAGTTTATGATGCAACAAAAGAGTTTAAACCTGGAACAAAAGTAGTGATGATTCCTAATACTCCTTTTGCGAGTGATCCTGTCATTGCTGAGAACTATTTACAATCAAGTAAATTTCGTTCCAGTGGTTATGATGGCTTAATGCAAGATTATGTTTTTATGCGGAGAGATCGTGTAGTTGCATTGCCAGATGATATTAACATGAAGGTAGCAGCGTTTTCTGAATTAATTTCTGTTGCAGTTCATGCAATTTTACGATTTGAAACGAAAAGTAATGCTAATCGTGAAACTTTCGGTGTTTGGGGAGATGGAAATTTAGGCTTTATTACTTCCTTGCTACTTAAGTCTTGGTATCCAGAAAGTAAAGTGTATATTTTCGGAAAAACGCCCTATAAATTAGATTTCTTTTCTTTTGTAGATGGTGCTTATCCAATTGATGATGTTCCAGCTGATTTAGTTATTGATCAAGCATTTGAATGTGCTGGTGGGATGGGTAGCCAATATGCTGTAAGTCAAATTATCGATGTAATTAGACCAGAAGGAACAATTTCATTATTAGGTGTATCTGAGTATCCGATTGAATTTAACTCACGGATGGTACTTGAAAAAGGGCTTACTGTTTACGGAAGTAGCCGCAGTGGCCGAGTAGATTTTGAAAAAACAGTAGAATTTTTGTCAACGAACAAACGTGGCGTAGAATACTTACAAAACCTTGTTGGAGAAGTTCATTCTGTCCATTCTATTCAAGATGTGATTGAAACATTTGAAGCTGATTTACGCAGTCCTTGGGGCAAAAGCGTTATGGAGTGGAAGATATAA
- a CDS encoding 2-C-methyl-D-erythritol 4-phosphate cytidylyltransferase codes for MIYAQILAGGKGTRMGNVSMPKQFLPLNGKPIIVHTVEKFILNTRFDKILISSPKEWMNHAEDNIKKYISDDRIIVIEGGEDRNETIMNGIRFVEKTYGLTDEDVIITHDAVRPFLTHRIIEENIDAALETGAVDTVIEALDTIVESSNHNFITDIPVRDYMYQGQTPQSFNMKKVYNHYQNLTTEEKQILTDACKICLLAGEQVKLVKGEIFNIKITTPYDLKVANAIIQERIAND; via the coding sequence ATGATATACGCTCAAATTTTAGCTGGAGGAAAAGGTACGCGAATGGGTAATGTTAGCATGCCAAAACAATTTCTACCTCTAAATGGTAAACCAATTATTGTTCATACGGTAGAAAAATTCATTTTAAATACTCGTTTTGATAAAATTCTTATTTCTTCACCGAAAGAATGGATGAATCATGCTGAGGATAATATTAAAAAGTATATTTCAGATGACCGTATCATTGTTATTGAAGGCGGAGAAGACAGAAACGAAACGATTATGAATGGGATTCGTTTTGTCGAAAAAACATACGGCTTAACGGACGAAGATGTAATTATTACTCATGATGCAGTGCGCCCGTTTTTAACGCACCGGATTATTGAAGAAAATATTGATGCAGCACTTGAAACAGGAGCTGTTGACACTGTAATTGAAGCACTTGATACGATTGTTGAATCAAGTAACCATAACTTTATTACAGATATTCCTGTCAGAGATTATATGTACCAAGGACAAACACCACAAAGCTTTAATATGAAAAAAGTTTATAATCACTACCAAAACTTAACAACAGAAGAAAAACAAATTCTAACAGATGCGTGTAAGATTTGTTTACTTGCTGGTGAACAAGTGAAGCTAGTTAAGGGCGAAATCTTCAATATCAAGATTACGACGCCTTATGATTTGAAAGTAGCAAATGCGATTATTCAGGAGCGGATAGCCAATGATTAA
- a CDS encoding glycosyltransferase family 2 protein: protein MKFAIIIPFYNAEKRLGLSVDSIIKQSYSFLKHVEILLINDGSTDGSGMIAKRYAEKYPNNIRLLEVPNGGPAKARNIGIHNVRENTDFVGFLDADDILSSNMLDDIAAFLNQSEVNMVVPAFYYLDDFGKKQKIAPHKLNDRFKDGNRVVNIEEEPQAIHFYIGGTFLRFESLKEFSFDESLYFGEDQLLITQFLLKHRTYGLIADAGYYYYRDMKQKGSLVSSSWKNSERYTPFLKKVYQTYITNSEAEFGTVIPYIKTLIAYHAKLFFYKENVYFKEVLSEAEQRTFVVELQQILKCVGATTILALDTPLVVKEMMLSIMRQGWPVQFETEPLNEIPLVSVREVYRLGKPAVVELLLEEQRQSLPNEGQFVLDTSFGEIAAKLISRKSDQKIWDIVVREAGSMERAVFKLKPFQNKVVIYYKDQLKKTSIVELRVMNSLFGKVKRNIKLKRDFK, encoded by the coding sequence ATGAAATTTGCGATTATAATTCCTTTTTACAATGCAGAAAAACGGTTGGGTTTATCCGTTGATAGTATTATTAAGCAGTCCTACAGTTTTTTGAAGCATGTGGAGATACTGCTTATTAATGATGGGAGTACAGATGGTAGTGGGATGATTGCCAAGCGTTACGCGGAAAAATATCCTAATAATATTCGCTTGTTAGAAGTTCCAAACGGTGGACCTGCAAAAGCAAGAAATATTGGAATACATAATGTACGAGAAAATACTGATTTTGTTGGATTTTTAGATGCAGACGATATTTTATCGAGTAATATGTTAGATGACATTGCTGCTTTTTTGAATCAGTCGGAAGTAAACATGGTCGTGCCGGCGTTTTATTATTTAGACGATTTTGGAAAAAAGCAAAAAATTGCACCACATAAATTAAATGATCGTTTTAAAGATGGAAATCGAGTAGTGAATATTGAGGAAGAACCACAGGCAATTCATTTTTATATTGGCGGGACTTTTTTGCGTTTTGAAAGTTTGAAAGAGTTTTCGTTTGATGAGTCGCTTTATTTTGGGGAAGATCAGCTTTTAATTACACAATTTTTGTTAAAACATCGAACATATGGTTTAATTGCAGATGCGGGTTATTATTATTATCGAGATATGAAGCAGAAAGGATCGCTTGTAAGTTCTTCTTGGAAAAATTCAGAAAGATATACGCCATTTCTTAAGAAGGTGTATCAAACCTATATAACAAATTCCGAAGCAGAATTTGGAACAGTAATTCCATACATAAAAACCCTAATAGCTTACCATGCAAAGTTGTTTTTTTATAAAGAAAATGTTTATTTTAAAGAAGTATTAAGTGAAGCTGAGCAAAGAACTTTTGTAGTTGAATTGCAACAAATATTGAAATGTGTTGGAGCTACTACGATATTGGCACTGGATACACCACTTGTAGTAAAAGAAATGATGCTTTCGATTATGCGGCAAGGTTGGCCAGTACAGTTTGAAACAGAACCATTAAATGAAATTCCGCTTGTTAGTGTAAGGGAAGTTTATCGATTGGGTAAGCCAGCTGTTGTGGAACTTCTTTTAGAGGAACAGCGTCAGTCATTACCAAATGAAGGTCAATTTGTTCTTGATACAAGTTTTGGTGAAATAGCTGCGAAGTTAATTTCTCGTAAGTCTGACCAAAAAATTTGGGATATTGTTGTAAGAGAAGCGGGGAGCATGGAAAGAGCTGTTTTTAAACTAAAGCCATTTCAAAATAAAGTGGTCATTTACTACAAAGACCAGCTGAAAAAAACTTCTATTGTAGAGTTGCGTGTTATGAATAGTTTATTTGGAAAAGTAAAACGAAATATCAAATTAAAGCGAGATTTTAAATAA
- a CDS encoding DUF6020 family protein, translated as MLNKKRVVVGFFLILASFIMIGYYSDSFKVNVSWFIFLAVLIVLYFRQVKAFQFQWSMSITAVALSLFWMASSYNGGPYGGNFIFNSIILIATFFAITAFVLLLIQELKMEYKVKNQYKPKWTLFALFSLIPFLVWMMSFLAYYPAKMTFDSYFQWGMAHGIRQYSEWHPMLHTLWIQATSFIYNSPASYIFSQIVVVSLIVGYAVYTLVKMGARIWIGIVISIGYAIYPVAMIYSATAWKDFPFAAFILLFTVLILKTVQSNGEWLKNWWHFAAFILVAFICINLRNNGIMIVMVSLVFLLIFMKNFRVIIGGILVGTLGLNFLFSFIMTNGLHAQSNPLNQALAIPSQQIGATFYNDGDFTPELKEYFTSILPEENWKKDYNPYTVDPIKHDAEYDASVIEDDFGLYIKNWFKLLTHNFGIYVGAYLDQIAVIWQFDSPDDYKVYFDTPADIQDMRYDVKAFAKFFPDGLSEEEMNKLGYENYQKEYKAATGKEAICYSEYKERINDSTNSLISITKSAGIKKITDDIYTKTTEEWQNYLLKGAIPLFFLIIALASVCFQSSKKRLLIFVPVLMAIITIAVAMPATDFRYCYSFVFTVPIVFFATKLKVIEKNEV; from the coding sequence GTGTTAAATAAAAAAAGAGTTGTAGTTGGTTTTTTCCTAATATTAGCAAGTTTTATTATGATTGGCTATTACTCAGACTCATTTAAGGTGAATGTCAGCTGGTTTATTTTCCTAGCAGTATTGATTGTACTTTATTTTAGACAAGTGAAAGCTTTTCAATTTCAGTGGTCGATGTCAATTACTGCAGTCGCATTAAGTTTATTTTGGATGGCTTCATCATACAATGGGGGACCATACGGTGGGAATTTTATTTTTAATAGTATTATTTTAATCGCGACATTTTTTGCCATTACGGCATTTGTATTACTATTAATACAAGAATTAAAAATGGAATATAAGGTAAAGAATCAATATAAACCAAAGTGGACTTTATTTGCTCTTTTTTCGCTTATTCCTTTTTTAGTATGGATGATGTCTTTTCTTGCTTATTATCCTGCAAAAATGACTTTCGATTCGTATTTCCAATGGGGGATGGCGCACGGAATTCGTCAGTATAGCGAATGGCACCCGATGTTACATACTTTATGGATACAAGCTACAAGTTTTATCTATAATTCCCCAGCGAGTTATATTTTTTCTCAAATAGTAGTAGTTTCATTAATAGTTGGGTACGCTGTTTATACACTTGTAAAAATGGGTGCGAGAATATGGATAGGGATAGTTATTTCTATTGGCTATGCAATTTATCCTGTAGCAATGATTTATTCGGCTACAGCATGGAAGGATTTTCCTTTCGCAGCATTTATCCTACTTTTCACAGTGTTGATTTTGAAAACGGTCCAATCGAATGGGGAATGGCTGAAAAATTGGTGGCACTTTGCAGCTTTCATTTTAGTAGCGTTTATATGCATTAACTTACGAAATAATGGGATTATGATAGTAATGGTCTCTCTTGTTTTCTTACTTATTTTCATGAAAAATTTCCGCGTTATTATTGGTGGGATACTTGTTGGAACACTAGGCCTCAACTTTTTATTCAGTTTCATTATGACAAATGGTTTACACGCGCAGTCCAATCCATTAAATCAGGCATTAGCGATACCCTCACAACAAATTGGCGCGACCTTTTATAATGATGGTGATTTCACTCCAGAACTGAAAGAATATTTCACTTCTATTTTACCAGAAGAGAACTGGAAAAAAGATTATAATCCATATACTGTTGATCCGATAAAACATGATGCTGAATATGATGCATCTGTCATTGAAGATGACTTTGGGCTTTATATCAAAAACTGGTTTAAGTTGCTCACCCATAATTTTGGTATTTATGTTGGGGCATATTTAGATCAGATTGCAGTCATTTGGCAGTTTGATTCTCCAGATGACTATAAAGTATATTTTGATACACCGGCAGATATTCAAGATATGCGATATGATGTAAAAGCATTTGCCAAGTTTTTCCCTGATGGTTTGTCTGAGGAAGAGATGAATAAATTAGGATATGAAAATTATCAAAAAGAGTATAAGGCAGCGACCGGGAAAGAAGCTATTTGTTACAGCGAGTACAAAGAAAGAATTAATGACTCTACTAATTCGCTTATTTCTATAACTAAATCTGCTGGTATCAAAAAAATAACAGATGATATTTATACGAAAACAACCGAAGAATGGCAAAATTATTTGTTGAAAGGAGCAATTCCTCTTTTCTTCCTTATCATTGCGCTTGCATCGGTTTGCTTCCAAAGTTCGAAAAAAAGATTGCTTATATTTGTTCCAGTACTTATGGCGATAATAACGATAGCTGTTGCGATGCCAGCGACAGACTTTAGATATTGCTATAGTTTTGTCTTTACTGTGCCTATTGTGTTTTTTGCTACTAAATTAAAAGTAATAGAGAAAAATGAAGTTTAA
- a CDS encoding glycosyltransferase family 2 protein, with protein MKNLNEKVAVLLPCYNEELTIGKVIDDFKKELPNADIYVYDNNSKDKTFEIAKEHGAIVRKEMRQGKGNVVRAMFADIEADYYLMVDGDDTYPAEYCHEILAALRNKEANMVIGDRLSNGTYTEENKRNFHDFGNSLVRNTINRIFKSNLRDIMTGYRGFDRYFVKTMPVLSPGFEIETEMSIHALENRFLVKEIEIDYRDRPEGSESKLNTFSDGFKVIMTIIRLFKNSRPFLFFNLLATLFVILGILIGLPVIIQFAQIGLVLKFPSALLATGVILMGMLFFICGLILDTIAHRNRQIYFLELVKYRERNPLY; from the coding sequence ATGAAGAATTTGAATGAAAAAGTGGCTGTACTTTTACCATGTTATAATGAAGAATTAACGATTGGTAAAGTAATTGATGATTTTAAGAAGGAGCTTCCAAACGCAGATATCTATGTTTACGATAATAATTCTAAAGATAAAACGTTTGAGATAGCGAAAGAACATGGGGCAATTGTTCGGAAAGAAATGCGTCAAGGGAAAGGCAATGTAGTTCGTGCGATGTTTGCTGATATTGAGGCGGATTACTATTTGATGGTTGATGGGGATGACACGTATCCGGCAGAATACTGTCATGAGATTTTAGCAGCACTTCGTAATAAAGAAGCGAATATGGTTATTGGCGACCGTTTGAGTAATGGAACTTATACAGAAGAAAATAAACGGAATTTCCATGATTTTGGTAATTCACTTGTTCGAAATACTATTAACCGTATCTTCAAAAGTAACTTACGGGACATTATGACTGGTTACCGTGGTTTTGATCGTTATTTTGTTAAGACCATGCCTGTTTTAAGTCCTGGTTTTGAAATTGAAACGGAAATGAGTATACATGCTTTAGAAAATCGTTTTTTAGTGAAAGAAATTGAAATTGATTATCGTGATCGTCCAGAAGGCAGCGAATCGAAACTAAATACTTTTTCCGATGGTTTTAAAGTAATTATGACGATTATCAGATTGTTTAAAAATAGTCGTCCATTCTTATTTTTTAATTTACTAGCTACTTTATTTGTTATCCTAGGTATACTTATTGGTTTGCCAGTAATTATTCAGTTCGCTCAAATTGGCTTAGTTTTAAAATTTCCAAGTGCATTGCTCGCGACTGGAGTAATTTTGATGGGAATGTTGTTTTTCATTTGCGGGCTAATCCTTGATACAATTGCACATCGCAATAGACAAATTTATTTCTTAGAGCTTGTTAAATATCGCGAACGAAACCCGTTATATTAA
- a CDS encoding CDP-glycerol glycerophosphotransferase family protein — protein MKLIQKVYYLLFRLVGFLPRQKQLVMFESFSGKQYSCNPRAIFEYMEKNNPEYELLWSVNPKYVELFKANGVPYVTRFSVRWLFKMGLAKYWVSNSRLPLELPKPKKTIYVQTWHGTPLKKLGIDIDEVHMPGQTTEQYKADFVKEAQKWDYLIAPNAYSSKIFRRAFGFTGEMIESGYPRNDILFSADKEVKMANIKQMLNIPEEKKVILYAPTWRDNDFYEAGKYKFDLKIDIAQMQGKFGDEVVLLVRMHYLVAEHFDFAQYGDFVRDASNHEDIRDLYLVSDLLITDYSSVFFDYANLNRPMLFYTYDLAEYRDTLRGFYFDFEKNAPGPLVETNEQLMDELHKMLVNPPQIENSFLEQFCTWEDGHAAEKTVNIVFAEK, from the coding sequence ATGAAGTTAATACAAAAGGTATATTATCTGCTATTTAGGTTGGTGGGATTTTTACCTCGACAAAAACAATTAGTCATGTTTGAAAGTTTTTCTGGAAAACAATATAGTTGTAATCCTCGAGCGATTTTTGAATATATGGAAAAGAATAATCCGGAGTACGAGTTGCTTTGGAGTGTGAATCCAAAATATGTCGAACTGTTTAAAGCGAATGGTGTCCCTTATGTGACGCGTTTTTCGGTAAGGTGGTTATTCAAAATGGGGCTAGCAAAATATTGGGTTTCTAATAGCCGTTTGCCGTTAGAACTACCGAAACCCAAAAAAACAATTTATGTGCAAACTTGGCATGGGACCCCTTTGAAGAAACTTGGAATCGACATTGATGAAGTTCATATGCCTGGACAAACAACAGAACAGTATAAAGCAGATTTTGTAAAAGAAGCGCAGAAATGGGATTATTTAATTGCGCCCAATGCTTATTCTAGTAAGATTTTCAGACGAGCATTTGGATTTACCGGTGAGATGATAGAATCAGGATATCCGCGGAATGACATTTTATTTAGTGCGGATAAAGAAGTGAAAATGGCTAATATCAAGCAAATGTTAAATATTCCTGAAGAAAAGAAAGTTATCTTGTATGCACCAACTTGGCGTGATAATGATTTTTATGAAGCAGGAAAATACAAATTTGATTTGAAAATCGATATCGCTCAAATGCAAGGAAAATTCGGGGATGAAGTGGTGCTACTTGTTCGGATGCATTATCTTGTTGCTGAGCATTTTGATTTTGCTCAATATGGAGATTTTGTTCGTGACGCGTCAAATCACGAAGATATTCGAGATTTATATTTGGTGAGTGATTTGCTCATTACCGATTACTCTTCTGTATTTTTTGATTATGCTAATTTAAACCGTCCGATGTTATTTTATACGTATGATTTAGCTGAATATCGTGATACGCTTCGTGGCTTTTATTTTGACTTTGAAAAGAATGCTCCCGGTCCGCTAGTGGAAACGAATGAGCAATTAATGGATGAGCTTCATAAAATGCTTGTCAATCCGCCTCAAATAGAGAATAGCTTTTTAGAGCAATTTTGTACTTGGGAAGATGGGCATGCGGCAGAAAAAACAGTGAATATCGTTTTTGCTGAAAAATAG
- the galU gene encoding UTP--glucose-1-phosphate uridylyltransferase GalU, giving the protein MKVKKAVIPAAGLGTRFLPATKAMPKEILPIVDKPTIQYIVEEAVESGIEDILIVTGKGKRAIEDHFDSVPELESNLREKNKLELLHLIEETTNINLHFIRQSKPKGLGDAILQARGFVGNEPFIVMLGDDIVQAKTPCAKQLIQQYEKTHSSIIGVQTVPHEDTYRYGIIDPIDEYSKDLYNVNGFVEKPDPSSAPSDLAILGRYLLTPQIFDFLETQKPGAGGEIQLTDAINSLNEIQRVFAYDFEGERFDVGDKFGFIKTTMQFALKHPEIKDDVAKLVDQLYAEIHAKDKK; this is encoded by the coding sequence ATGAAAGTAAAAAAAGCAGTTATTCCAGCAGCAGGATTAGGGACTAGATTTCTTCCAGCTACAAAAGCAATGCCAAAAGAAATTCTGCCAATCGTGGACAAACCCACCATTCAATATATTGTAGAAGAAGCTGTTGAGTCAGGAATTGAAGATATTCTAATTGTTACAGGTAAAGGCAAACGAGCTATCGAGGATCATTTCGATTCTGTTCCTGAGCTTGAATCCAATTTACGTGAAAAAAACAAATTAGAATTACTACATTTAATTGAAGAAACAACGAATATTAATCTTCACTTCATTCGTCAATCTAAGCCTAAAGGCCTTGGTGATGCGATTCTTCAAGCAAGAGGGTTTGTTGGTAATGAGCCATTTATCGTTATGTTAGGTGATGATATTGTTCAAGCCAAAACACCTTGTGCGAAACAATTAATCCAACAATATGAAAAAACACATAGTTCTATTATCGGTGTTCAAACTGTCCCTCATGAAGATACATATCGTTATGGTATTATTGATCCAATCGATGAGTACAGCAAAGACTTATACAATGTCAATGGTTTTGTAGAAAAGCCTGATCCAAGCTCAGCGCCATCAGACCTTGCTATTCTAGGTCGGTATTTACTAACACCACAGATTTTTGATTTTCTTGAAACACAAAAACCAGGCGCTGGCGGTGAAATTCAACTAACTGATGCTATCAACAGTTTAAATGAGATTCAACGCGTTTTCGCTTATGACTTCGAAGGGGAACGTTTTGATGTTGGCGATAAATTTGGTTTTATCAAAACGACCATGCAATTTGCTTTAAAACATCCGGAAATTAAAGATGATGTGGCCAAATTAGTAGATCAGCTTTATGCAGAAATTCACGCTAAAGATAAGAAATAA
- a CDS encoding CDP-glycerol glycerophosphotransferase family protein encodes MLYEIIKDSKIAEPKISAIVPVYNVISYIDETINSLLNQTLKNIEIILVDDGSSDGSFEKIISYGEKYDNICVAKEPNAGPGMARNNGISIAKGKYISFVDSDDILPERALEIMYEAAEREQVGIVTGISVSFNNSRSWFIGGHFKKGVFKKGRKTLLQNPEMLYTLGPCNKLYRRDVIQDIRFPDSIKVAEDHPFVIEAYLKSKNIYTVDEIIYNYRAREDEGDISLSQIVTADPYASFKDIVASIKLSDVLFKQYVTNPIALQKIRIDYHDRIIATDIWPAYKGILLNGNAETQIKMFDAFRELLDSMDFHLFNNLGVFQRLLTFETINRYTFIKEKARPSYLRALRLAYEKLDPGSFNKLLSSDFPKEVRAGEKAAKRNSVKPIYNRLVTRKLGSTISAVFEKVIVANWKKLVGVSRNFYARRIAFPFYKLAKKQHKVVFLTNKHDVLSDSFKAVYDELILQKPDYQVVGYLKQPQRTILELLKMYKDIATAEYVFLDDYYRQIYGLKLRKDSEVIQLWHAAGAFKKFGFSSIGYADSNTESFERDAHQNYTKVVVSSSEIMPFYAEAFDVDEKNVLPLGVPRTDRFFNEDYKAYIKTVFEGKYPALKNKKIITYAPTFRGGPGERQQFIMNLNIRRLAEQLGDEYALILKMHPSVVRGVGIPFDLQEFAFNMSGEDINDVLINTDILITDYSSVVFDFSIMEKPVLFYAYDLENYLGERNFYYNFEEFVPGPIVRTNEEVISTIKANDFDLDKVRAFKERFFDDLDGKSAERIVKELIK; translated from the coding sequence ATGCTCTATGAAATTATAAAAGACTCCAAAATAGCAGAACCTAAAATATCTGCTATCGTTCCAGTCTACAATGTAATTAGTTATATTGATGAAACGATTAATTCTTTATTAAACCAAACATTAAAAAATATTGAGATAATTTTAGTGGACGATGGTTCCTCAGATGGAAGTTTTGAAAAAATTATCAGTTATGGTGAAAAATACGATAATATCTGTGTAGCGAAAGAACCAAATGCCGGTCCAGGGATGGCCCGTAACAACGGTATAAGCATCGCTAAAGGGAAATATATTAGTTTTGTTGATTCCGATGACATCTTACCTGAAAGAGCGCTAGAAATCATGTATGAGGCGGCTGAACGCGAACAGGTTGGTATTGTTACCGGTATTTCTGTGAGTTTTAATAATAGTCGTTCATGGTTCATTGGCGGACACTTTAAAAAAGGTGTTTTCAAAAAAGGTCGCAAAACACTTCTTCAAAACCCAGAAATGCTATATACACTAGGGCCTTGTAATAAACTTTATCGCCGGGATGTGATTCAAGATATTCGTTTCCCAGATTCGATTAAAGTGGCAGAAGATCATCCGTTTGTTATTGAAGCTTATTTAAAATCTAAAAATATTTATACAGTAGACGAAATAATTTATAACTACCGGGCACGTGAAGATGAAGGCGATATTTCTTTATCTCAAATTGTTACTGCAGATCCTTATGCGAGTTTTAAAGATATTGTTGCGAGTATAAAACTATCTGATGTGCTGTTCAAGCAGTATGTGACTAATCCAATTGCTCTTCAGAAAATTAGAATTGATTATCATGACCGAATTATCGCAACGGATATTTGGCCTGCCTACAAAGGGATATTGCTTAATGGTAATGCTGAAACGCAAATCAAAATGTTTGATGCCTTTCGTGAGCTGTTAGATTCCATGGATTTTCACTTGTTCAATAATTTAGGTGTATTCCAGCGATTGCTTACATTTGAAACAATCAACCGTTATACATTCATTAAAGAAAAGGCTAGACCCAGTTATTTGCGTGCTTTAAGATTAGCATATGAAAAATTAGATCCAGGTTCTTTTAATAAATTATTATCATCTGATTTTCCGAAAGAAGTCCGCGCTGGGGAAAAAGCAGCAAAGCGAAATTCTGTGAAGCCCATTTATAATCGTCTTGTAACCCGTAAATTAGGCTCCACGATTTCAGCTGTATTTGAAAAAGTCATCGTGGCGAATTGGAAAAAATTAGTTGGTGTTTCTCGTAATTTTTACGCACGCCGGATTGCCTTTCCATTTTACAAATTAGCGAAAAAACAACATAAAGTAGTCTTTTTAACTAATAAACATGATGTGCTTTCTGACTCTTTTAAAGCAGTTTATGATGAACTTATTTTACAAAAACCAGATTATCAAGTAGTTGGCTATCTGAAACAACCACAGCGAACTATTTTAGAATTACTAAAAATGTATAAAGATATCGCAACGGCGGAGTATGTTTTTTTAGATGATTACTATCGACAAATTTATGGACTTAAGCTACGTAAAGACTCGGAAGTAATTCAACTTTGGCATGCTGCAGGAGCTTTTAAGAAATTTGGCTTTAGTTCTATCGGTTATGCGGATAGCAATACCGAAAGTTTTGAGCGTGATGCACATCAAAACTATACGAAAGTAGTTGTATCTTCTAGTGAAATTATGCCATTTTATGCAGAAGCATTTGATGTGGATGAGAAAAACGTTCTGCCATTAGGTGTGCCACGTACCGATCGTTTCTTTAATGAAGACTATAAAGCATACATTAAAACTGTTTTTGAAGGAAAATATCCAGCATTAAAAAACAAAAAAATTATTACTTATGCCCCTACTTTCCGCGGGGGACCAGGTGAGCGTCAGCAATTTATTATGAATCTCAACATTCGGCGTTTAGCAGAACAACTAGGAGATGAATATGCACTTATTTTGAAAATGCATCCATCTGTTGTTAGAGGCGTAGGTATACCATTTGACTTACAGGAATTTGCCTTTAATATGAGCGGGGAAGATATCAATGATGTGTTAATTAATACAGATATCTTAATTACGGATTATTCATCTGTTGTATTTGATTTTTCCATTATGGAGAAACCAGTGCTGTTTTATGCTTATGATTTGGAGAATTATTTAGGAGAGCGTAATTTTTACTATAACTTTGAAGAATTTGTTCCAGGACCGATTGTTCGAACAAATGAGGAAGTAATCAGTACAATCAAAGCAAATGATTTTGACTTAGATAAAGTACGGGCATTTAAAGAAAGATTCTTTGATGACTTAGATGGAAAGTCTGCTGAACGGATTGTGAAAGAACTTATTAAGTAA